A part of Halobaculum sp. MBLA0143 genomic DNA contains:
- a CDS encoding MBL fold metallo-hydrolase, giving the protein MKRIRLHNSEFEGENVVYVLDDGTETVLVDVGAAEEAVRSDLRAGLAEMDRELADVDAVLLTHWHYDHCGLAGEVQAASGATVYAHEADAGLIAGGEGSPFDDPDERDERLTGWGVPGDAREELSAFVDTHLDLAGESVDVTPLSDGEELTLAGVDLTAVHLPGHAAGLVGFTAANEDLNATLGDDTVETGGDGATAAFVGDAILPRYTPNVGGADLRLSEPLGQYVDSLLRLADLAPAVAYPGHRDPITDPRGRALEILEHHRDRTSRVVDVLAERGPSTPWAVSAALFGDLSEIHILHGPGEAYAHLAHLAAAGVVARDGDRYELAVDPETVAVADLFPTAD; this is encoded by the coding sequence GTGAAGCGGATTCGGCTCCACAACTCCGAGTTCGAGGGCGAGAACGTCGTCTACGTCTTGGACGACGGGACGGAGACGGTGCTCGTCGACGTCGGTGCCGCAGAGGAGGCGGTCCGATCCGACCTCCGGGCGGGACTCGCGGAGATGGACCGGGAGCTCGCGGACGTCGACGCGGTGTTGCTCACACACTGGCACTACGACCACTGTGGACTGGCCGGCGAGGTGCAGGCCGCGTCCGGGGCGACAGTGTACGCCCACGAGGCGGACGCCGGGCTGATCGCCGGGGGCGAGGGCTCACCGTTCGACGACCCCGACGAACGGGACGAACGACTGACCGGGTGGGGTGTCCCGGGCGACGCCCGCGAGGAGCTGTCGGCGTTCGTCGACACCCACCTCGACCTCGCCGGCGAGTCGGTGGACGTGACCCCCCTGTCGGACGGCGAGGAACTGACGCTGGCGGGTGTCGATCTCACCGCCGTCCACCTCCCGGGTCACGCCGCCGGGCTCGTCGGGTTCACCGCCGCGAACGAGGATTTAAACGCGACGCTGGGCGACGACACCGTCGAGACGGGCGGCGACGGCGCGACGGCGGCGTTCGTCGGCGACGCGATCCTCCCGCGGTACACCCCGAACGTCGGCGGCGCGGACCTCCGGCTGTCGGAGCCGTTGGGGCAGTACGTCGACAGTCTGCTCCGGCTCGCCGACCTGGCGCCGGCGGTCGCGTACCCCGGCCACCGCGACCCGATCACCGACCCACGCGGGCGGGCGCTGGAGATCCTGGAGCACCACCGCGACCGCACCAGCCGCGTGGTCGACGTGTTGGCCGAGCGGGGACCGTCGACGCCGTGGGCCGTCTCCGCGGCGTTGTTCGGCGACCTGTCCGAGATCCACATCCTCCACGGCCCCGGCGAGGCGTACGCCCACCTCGCGCACCTCGCAGCCGCCGGCGTCGTCGCCCGCGACGGCGACCGCTACGAGCTCGCCGTCGACCCCGAGACGGTCGCCGTCGCGGACCTGTTCCCGACCGCCGACTAG
- a CDS encoding PGF-pre-PGF domain-containing protein translates to MTSLGRTDAQSFVAVLLAVVVVAGGAGLSVGVPPGDGVGPAPPDDEVETWVPPDDGVGTGVPPGDGVRPAAPGDERGDGAPPVAANALAGPTVSEYAVTNPTADTVRVTFDSSQQLSEIQASIEHEGGFKGVLNEADFSESGTGPYTYEATFQATNFGGDGDYTVDLGTAETGGGGSADTTDVVDDTVVDTTPPVLTAANATLSDVENDGVDGTVAPGDQIRVEATGVFDATTDVANVTVDTEAFGAGTVTLTDQGGGTYAATITVGSAGSVTEGAHDVQLTAEDTASPTNADTARTGSLGIDTTAPSVSSLSVSVSGGGPVTDGDTVTVTATGVSDTTGVDRVEADLSALGAGSTVELTDADDDGTYETSVTVDTADADPDGTYSVPVTLRDGLDNEQTKSAGSVRIDRPPAIERFEVINSSTPGSPAVTVEVEASERLGTVAATVDRDGTTTAVANATFGESPGNVYTATVSLAGDGDVTATLTEARDRTEPDPDVSNGETAETVVDLTAPTVERVTPTETETDGGTEGDGYVSPGDEVTVEVAATDATSGVDSVRADLSALGGGADVTLTDTDSDGDPETTVTVGSVGSGTATVGVTVTDAEGQTATGSASVIVDDTAPTLSGLSVTDEDADGGVVAGERVTVTVTVTDGRSGVVDATVTADLSAYGLGTVTLSPQGGDDYGYQDSAATGTDGADTVSVSASDATANRRTTSEVGPVFDGGPPTVAEVGVRDATNGDGAVGDGDTVNVTVDAADATGVSGVTVNLSAFGLGDAVPATLAGGEYTVERSVRQSAAAGDGEYTVDVTVTDAEGQSRTATSQDSLQLDSTAPVIDAVALAEADDGDPTPRDGDGVVRPGDDVRVTVDASDATSGVDAVRADLSAFGLGTVSLGAPDADGDYTVVRTVQPGATEGAQTADVTVEDVETNTETATTGAVVVDATPPTVSAVTVADGDGDDGRVRAGETVTVEATVSDDRSVETVRLTDATVTALGVSTTAATLTDGDDDGVYDRTVTVGSDGDPTDGTTPVEVEAVDTAGNDATDGSRSLTVDASPPTVSSVTVVDEANGDRVVRDGADVTVRATVTDPGPTGVDVTADLTGIGGGDAVGLTDGDDDGVYDRTVTVDASGPSDGVVSLPATATDGAGNAVTNASGSVRLDTTPPTVSGVTVTTGAETDANATDGETVTVTATVDGTGSNVRRVTADLGPLGAGTVTLTHQGGGTYTGQGSVDADDADPDGDVTVDVTGEDQARLATTTAATVTLDTAAPTVSGLSVTDGDGDDDRVRDGETLTLQVTASDATAGVETVRVNLTRVGGSVVTRTPTDGSVTVTTTVDAATAATGTVELPVTVRDWVDQTTRRTPTVTVDTTAPTVPTPTLTTEEGDGGLTDGEKLTVVVAPTDDGTGIDTGDVTADLSAVGAGDAVGLTDGDDDGVYSRTVTADGDAAGGSGPRTVTVRVRDRANNTQTATATVPLDTAAPTATGVVRAVTGGRFVTNDSRVRVNVTASDATSGVDTVTADLSAVGNESTVRLQRRAGNYTATVPVDTGGLADGPATVTATVTDAEGKTTTVTDTVTLDTTAPTVEATVTDSDDDGLVGGGESFTVRAAVADATAGVTAVTANLSAFGRGDVVALTDPDDDGVYTTTANVRAGAAAADGERAVRIRATDDAGLSTRRVADGEGNLTLDTTAPTLSGLVVTDGDEDGVVADGDRVRVAATATDASGVATVRANLTAVGAGVVTLTPDETGGYTANATVNATRADPDGGVTVEFVATDAAGERRTRSVGGLELDTTPPATANRSIRDLTDGDGVVADGDRVRIAVNVTDATRVATVNVSAPGLGAPDPTVTRTGRRYTATLTVTAPTPDSEGVTNATTVVADGLGNRRTVRTDNVTVDTVPEPSGLTATATDAGGVRVRLDSDERLHVLTVRLTGASEATLRRVAFTETGDGPYTYTATLPNAEAGSYAVQVQRLTDDDGTTVTYREVVAVSVGSGGDGGGGGGGGGFSLVPGDDDGGDDGGGQPPAGISPPPQPGDDGATDGPDGANDAGGADATDGFGGGSNATADERDAAADVTVTRRSNQSVGVNVTDATPTERVTVGVDTSSASETVVVDQIGLSVDETTYSVDTTISTAAPPGVAVGGDETTGDGPGGNGTAGNATVGDETNGTTGNTTVDGVKNGTAGNTTGGDGAATNGTVAGDDAAADGPPSPAVVGYLVVNHSVADEEIGFVTFGFRVAADRLEDAGVAPDEVTLFRLHEREWDDLEAVHVGREGDYHRFRAVSPGLSVFAVGSVPTAEPEIVATELSQGRVRVGESIEVNVTLANRHSVDATRRLRLRVDGSLVATRRVTVRERGRATVRFVREPGRPGRRTFGVDGRPVGSVAVVTPTPTPTQTPTQTPTAAQTPTTTATPTATQTQTTARTQTTARTQTTARTQTTARTQTATRSPTAAPGGDDGEGDGLSPVVPLLVGALVVVVVLYLRERARTPRERATETSED, encoded by the coding sequence ATGACCAGTCTCGGGAGAACGGACGCCCAGTCGTTCGTGGCGGTGCTGCTCGCGGTCGTCGTGGTCGCCGGAGGGGCGGGGCTGTCCGTCGGGGTGCCGCCCGGCGACGGGGTAGGGCCAGCGCCGCCCGACGACGAGGTCGAGACGTGGGTGCCGCCCGACGACGGGGTCGGGACGGGGGTGCCGCCCGGCGACGGGGTAAGACCAGCGGCGCCCGGCGACGAACGAGGGGACGGCGCGCCGCCGGTGGCCGCGAACGCCCTGGCCGGCCCGACGGTCTCCGAGTACGCCGTGACGAACCCGACGGCCGACACGGTGAGGGTGACGTTCGACAGCAGCCAGCAGTTGAGCGAGATTCAGGCGTCGATCGAGCACGAGGGCGGGTTCAAGGGTGTTCTGAACGAGGCGGACTTCTCGGAGAGCGGCACGGGGCCGTACACGTACGAGGCGACGTTCCAGGCGACCAACTTCGGCGGTGACGGCGACTACACGGTGGACCTCGGGACGGCCGAGACGGGCGGCGGCGGGAGCGCGGACACGACCGACGTCGTCGACGACACTGTCGTCGACACGACGCCACCGGTCCTGACGGCCGCGAACGCGACCCTGTCGGACGTCGAGAACGACGGCGTCGACGGCACGGTCGCGCCGGGCGACCAGATTCGCGTCGAGGCGACTGGGGTGTTCGACGCCACCACCGACGTGGCGAACGTCACGGTGGACACGGAGGCGTTCGGTGCCGGCACGGTCACGCTGACGGACCAGGGCGGCGGGACGTACGCCGCGACGATCACGGTCGGCTCGGCGGGCAGTGTGACGGAGGGGGCGCACGACGTACAGCTCACCGCCGAGGACACGGCGTCGCCGACGAACGCCGACACCGCACGGACCGGCAGTCTCGGGATCGACACGACCGCGCCGTCGGTGTCGTCGCTGTCGGTGTCCGTCTCGGGCGGCGGACCGGTGACAGACGGCGACACGGTCACCGTCACGGCCACGGGCGTGTCGGACACCACCGGCGTCGACCGGGTCGAGGCGGACCTGTCGGCGCTCGGCGCCGGCTCGACGGTCGAACTGACGGACGCAGACGACGACGGCACCTACGAGACGAGCGTGACCGTCGACACGGCGGACGCGGACCCGGACGGCACGTACTCGGTTCCGGTGACGCTCCGCGACGGGCTCGACAACGAGCAGACGAAGTCGGCCGGGAGCGTCCGGATCGACCGCCCGCCGGCGATCGAGCGGTTCGAGGTGATCAACAGTTCCACCCCCGGGAGTCCGGCGGTCACGGTCGAGGTGGAGGCGTCCGAGCGGCTGGGGACGGTGGCGGCGACCGTCGACCGCGACGGGACGACGACGGCAGTCGCCAACGCGACGTTCGGGGAGTCGCCGGGGAACGTCTACACGGCGACCGTCTCGCTCGCCGGCGACGGTGACGTGACGGCGACACTGACGGAGGCGCGCGACCGGACGGAGCCGGACCCGGACGTGTCGAACGGAGAGACAGCCGAGACCGTCGTCGACCTGACGGCGCCGACCGTCGAACGCGTGACGCCGACCGAGACGGAGACGGACGGCGGCACGGAGGGGGACGGCTACGTGAGTCCGGGCGACGAGGTGACGGTGGAGGTGGCCGCGACGGACGCCACGAGCGGTGTCGACAGCGTGCGGGCGGACCTGTCGGCGCTGGGCGGGGGCGCGGACGTGACGCTGACAGACACGGACAGCGACGGGGACCCGGAGACGACGGTCACGGTCGGGAGCGTCGGCTCGGGAACGGCGACCGTCGGCGTGACCGTGACGGACGCGGAAGGCCAGACGGCGACCGGGTCGGCGTCGGTGATCGTGGACGACACGGCGCCGACGCTGTCGGGGCTGTCCGTGACCGACGAGGACGCCGACGGCGGCGTGGTCGCCGGCGAGCGGGTGACGGTGACGGTGACCGTCACGGACGGCCGCAGCGGCGTCGTCGACGCGACGGTGACGGCAGACCTGTCGGCGTACGGGCTCGGGACCGTCACTCTCTCGCCGCAGGGGGGTGACGACTACGGCTACCAGGACTCGGCGGCGACCGGGACGGACGGTGCCGACACGGTGTCGGTCTCGGCGTCGGACGCGACGGCCAACCGACGGACGACGTCGGAAGTGGGGCCGGTGTTCGACGGCGGTCCGCCGACGGTCGCGGAGGTCGGCGTCCGGGACGCGACCAACGGCGACGGCGCGGTCGGCGACGGGGACACGGTGAACGTCACCGTCGACGCCGCGGACGCGACCGGCGTGAGCGGCGTGACGGTGAACCTCTCCGCGTTCGGGCTGGGCGACGCCGTGCCGGCGACGCTCGCGGGCGGGGAGTACACTGTCGAGCGGTCGGTCCGACAGTCCGCGGCCGCCGGCGACGGGGAGTACACGGTCGACGTGACCGTGACGGACGCAGAAGGGCAGTCGCGGACGGCGACCTCGCAGGACTCGCTCCAGCTCGACTCGACGGCGCCGGTGATCGACGCGGTCGCGCTCGCGGAGGCGGACGACGGCGACCCGACGCCCCGGGACGGGGACGGAGTCGTCCGGCCGGGCGACGACGTGCGCGTCACGGTGGACGCCAGCGACGCCACGAGCGGCGTCGACGCGGTGCGGGCGGACCTGTCGGCGTTCGGGCTCGGAACGGTCAGTCTGGGGGCGCCGGACGCGGACGGCGACTACACGGTCGTGCGGACGGTCCAACCCGGAGCGACGGAGGGGGCACAGACGGCCGACGTGACGGTCGAAGACGTGGAGACGAACACGGAGACGGCGACGACCGGCGCCGTCGTCGTCGACGCGACGCCGCCGACGGTGTCGGCGGTGACGGTCGCGGACGGCGACGGGGACGACGGCCGCGTCCGGGCGGGCGAGACGGTGACGGTGGAAGCGACGGTCTCGGACGACCGCTCCGTCGAGACCGTCCGACTGACCGACGCGACGGTGACGGCGTTGGGTGTCTCGACGACGGCCGCGACACTGACCGACGGGGACGACGACGGGGTGTACGACCGGACGGTGACGGTCGGGTCGGACGGCGACCCGACGGACGGCACGACTCCGGTCGAGGTGGAGGCGGTCGACACCGCGGGCAACGACGCGACGGACGGCTCGCGCTCGCTCACCGTCGACGCGTCGCCGCCGACCGTGTCGTCGGTGACAGTCGTCGACGAGGCGAACGGCGACAGGGTGGTCCGCGACGGAGCGGACGTGACCGTCCGCGCGACCGTGACCGACCCGGGACCGACCGGCGTCGACGTGACGGCGGACCTGACCGGGATCGGTGGCGGTGACGCGGTCGGGCTGACGGACGGGGACGACGACGGGGTGTACGACCGGACGGTGACGGTGGACGCGAGCGGGCCGTCGGACGGCGTGGTCTCGCTGCCGGCGACGGCGACGGACGGCGCCGGCAACGCGGTCACGAACGCGAGCGGCTCCGTCCGACTGGACACGACCCCGCCGACGGTGTCGGGCGTGACCGTGACGACCGGCGCGGAGACGGACGCCAACGCGACGGACGGGGAGACGGTGACGGTGACGGCGACCGTCGACGGGACGGGGTCGAACGTCCGGCGCGTGACGGCCGACCTCGGCCCGCTCGGCGCCGGGACGGTGACGCTCACCCACCAGGGCGGCGGGACGTACACGGGCCAGGGGAGCGTGGACGCGGACGACGCGGACCCGGACGGTGACGTGACGGTCGACGTGACCGGGGAAGACCAGGCCAGGCTGGCGACGACGACCGCGGCGACGGTCACGCTGGACACGGCGGCACCGACTGTCTCCGGGCTGTCGGTCACGGACGGCGACGGCGACGACGACCGGGTCCGGGACGGCGAGACGCTGACGCTCCAGGTGACGGCGAGCGACGCCACGGCGGGCGTGGAGACGGTCCGGGTGAATCTCACTCGCGTCGGCGGGAGCGTGGTCACCCGCACCCCGACGGACGGGAGCGTGACGGTCACGACGACCGTCGACGCAGCGACGGCGGCGACGGGCACGGTCGAACTCCCGGTGACGGTCCGGGACTGGGTCGACCAGACGACCCGGCGGACGCCGACGGTGACGGTCGACACGACGGCGCCGACGGTTCCGACGCCGACGCTGACGACCGAGGAGGGCGACGGCGGGCTCACGGACGGGGAGAAGCTCACGGTCGTGGTCGCGCCGACGGACGACGGCACCGGGATCGACACGGGCGACGTGACGGCAGACCTGTCGGCCGTGGGCGCGGGCGACGCGGTCGGGCTGACGGACGGGGACGACGACGGGGTGTACAGTCGGACGGTGACGGCCGACGGCGACGCCGCCGGCGGGAGCGGCCCCCGGACGGTGACGGTCCGGGTGCGCGACCGGGCGAACAACACCCAGACCGCGACGGCGACGGTGCCCCTGGACACCGCAGCGCCGACCGCGACCGGGGTCGTCCGGGCCGTCACCGGCGGACGCTTCGTCACGAACGACTCCCGGGTGCGGGTGAACGTCACGGCGTCGGACGCCACGAGCGGCGTCGACACGGTGACGGCCGACCTGTCGGCGGTCGGCAACGAGTCGACGGTCCGACTCCAGAGGCGCGCGGGCAACTACACCGCGACCGTTCCGGTGGACACGGGAGGGCTCGCCGACGGGCCGGCGACGGTGACGGCGACCGTCACGGACGCCGAGGGGAAGACGACGACCGTGACCGACACGGTGACGCTGGACACGACGGCGCCGACCGTCGAGGCGACCGTCACGGACTCGGACGACGACGGGCTGGTCGGCGGCGGCGAGTCGTTCACCGTCCGGGCGGCCGTCGCGGACGCGACCGCCGGAGTGACGGCCGTGACGGCGAACCTCTCGGCGTTCGGCCGCGGCGACGTGGTCGCGCTGACGGACCCGGACGACGACGGCGTGTACACGACGACGGCGAACGTACGGGCCGGTGCGGCCGCCGCCGACGGCGAACGCGCGGTCCGGATCCGGGCGACGGACGACGCCGGACTGTCGACCCGCCGGGTCGCCGACGGCGAGGGCAACCTGACGCTGGACACGACGGCGCCGACGCTGTCGGGACTCGTCGTCACCGACGGCGACGAGGACGGGGTCGTCGCGGACGGGGACCGCGTCCGGGTCGCCGCGACGGCGACAGACGCGAGCGGCGTGGCGACGGTGCGTGCGAACCTGACGGCCGTCGGCGCGGGCGTGGTGACACTCACTCCCGACGAGACGGGGGGCTACACCGCGAACGCGACGGTGAACGCGACGAGGGCGGACCCGGACGGCGGCGTCACGGTCGAGTTCGTGGCGACGGACGCGGCCGGCGAACGGCGCACCCGGTCGGTCGGCGGGCTCGAACTGGACACGACGCCGCCGGCGACGGCGAACCGTTCGATCCGCGATCTGACGGACGGTGACGGCGTCGTCGCGGACGGGGACCGCGTCCGGATCGCGGTGAACGTCACGGACGCGACACGCGTGGCGACCGTGAACGTCTCTGCGCCCGGGCTCGGGGCACCCGACCCGACAGTGACCAGGACGGGCCGGCGGTACACGGCGACCCTGACGGTGACCGCGCCCACCCCGGACAGCGAGGGGGTCACCAACGCGACGACTGTCGTCGCCGACGGACTCGGCAACCGCCGGACAGTTCGGACGGACAACGTGACGGTGGACACGGTACCGGAGCCGAGCGGGCTGACGGCGACGGCGACGGACGCCGGCGGCGTCCGGGTGCGGCTGGACAGCGACGAGCGGCTCCACGTCCTGACCGTCCGGCTGACCGGGGCGTCGGAGGCGACGCTCCGGCGCGTGGCGTTCACCGAGACCGGCGACGGCCCGTACACCTACACCGCGACGCTGCCGAACGCCGAGGCGGGCAGCTACGCCGTCCAGGTCCAACGGCTCACAGACGACGACGGCACTACAGTGACGTACCGCGAGGTGGTCGCCGTCTCCGTCGGGAGCGGTGGCGACGGTGGTGGCGGCGGCGGTGGCGGCGGATTCAGCCTCGTCCCCGGTGACGACGACGGCGGCGACGACGGTGGCGGCCAGCCCCCCGCCGGGATCAGCCCGCCGCCACAGCCGGGCGACGACGGAGCCACCGACGGTCCCGACGGCGCGAACGACGCCGGCGGGGCCGACGCGACGGACGGGTTCGGCGGCGGGAGCAACGCCACGGCCGACGAGCGTGACGCCGCCGCGGACGTGACGGTCACCAGACGATCGAACCAGAGCGTCGGCGTGAACGTGACGGACGCGACCCCGACGGAACGAGTGACGGTCGGTGTCGACACCAGCTCGGCGTCCGAGACGGTCGTCGTGGACCAGATCGGGCTGTCGGTCGACGAGACCACTTACAGCGTCGACACGACGATCTCCACGGCGGCGCCGCCGGGCGTCGCCGTCGGGGGCGACGAGACGACCGGCGACGGACCGGGCGGGAACGGGACTGCGGGCAACGCGACCGTCGGGGACGAGACGAACGGGACGACCGGTAACACGACCGTCGACGGTGTGAAGAACGGGACTGCGGGCAACACGACTGGCGGGGACGGGGCGGCTACGAACGGGACGGTCGCCGGCGACGACGCGGCCGCGGACGGTCCGCCGTCGCCGGCCGTGGTCGGCTACCTCGTCGTGAACCACTCCGTCGCCGACGAGGAGATCGGCTTCGTCACCTTCGGCTTCCGAGTGGCGGCCGACAGGCTGGAGGACGCCGGGGTCGCTCCCGACGAGGTGACGCTGTTCCGACTCCACGAGCGGGAGTGGGACGACCTGGAGGCGGTCCACGTCGGCCGGGAGGGTGACTACCACCGCTTCCGCGCGGTCTCGCCGGGCCTGTCCGTGTTCGCCGTCGGGAGCGTCCCGACCGCCGAGCCGGAGATCGTCGCCACGGAGCTGAGCCAGGGACGGGTCCGCGTCGGCGAGTCGATCGAGGTGAACGTCACGCTCGCCAACCGACACTCCGTCGACGCGACCCGACGGCTCCGGCTCCGGGTCGACGGGAGCCTGGTCGCAACCCGGCGCGTCACCGTCCGGGAGCGTGGCCGGGCGACCGTCCGGTTCGTCCGGGAACCGGGACGCCCCGGCCGACGGACGTTCGGTGTCGACGGCCGGCCGGTCGGCTCCGTCGCGGTCGTGACACCGACCCCGACTCCGACACAGACCCCGACGCAGACCCCGACCGCGGCCCAGACGCCGACCACCACGGCTACACCGACTGCGACGCAGACACAGACGACAGCACGGACGCAGACGACAGCACGGACGCAGACGACGGCACGGACGCAGACGACGGCACGAACGCAGACGGCAACCCGGAGCCCGACGGCCGCACCCGGTGGCGACGACGGTGAGGGAGACGGGCTGTCACCGGTCGTCCCGTTGCTCGTCGGGGCGCTCGTCGTGGTCGTCGTACTGTACCTCCGCGAGCGAGCGAGGACGCCCCGCGAGCGGGCGACGGAGACGAGTGAGGACTAG
- a CDS encoding translation initiation factor eIF-2B, which translates to MIDETVAEIREMQTHSSSVVAVKATRALEELVDREYVTLEEFDRDLEHNAGVLRRANPSHASLHRAMRDIVDRVAGETASVAEARELLASVVDDVAERIQAGKREAAATAAETFVDGETVFTHDYSSTVLEAMETAVSEGVDLTVYVSEARPRYLGRKTARRLAGMDPVDAHLLVDAAAGHVLGDCDRVVLGMDCIVGDSYYNRVGTFPVVAAADRLGVPVDVVGSGTKVVADGFRFENEFRPPSEVMREPVEDIEIENPAYDATPVDLVDRVVTDQGVREPEAIRE; encoded by the coding sequence ATGATCGACGAGACGGTCGCCGAAATCCGCGAGATGCAGACCCACTCCTCGTCGGTGGTCGCGGTGAAGGCGACACGCGCACTGGAGGAGCTCGTCGACCGCGAGTACGTCACGCTCGAGGAGTTCGACCGGGACCTGGAACACAACGCCGGCGTGCTCCGGCGGGCCAACCCCTCACACGCCTCGCTCCACCGCGCGATGCGGGACATCGTCGACCGGGTGGCCGGCGAGACGGCGTCCGTCGCGGAGGCGCGCGAGCTGTTGGCGAGCGTGGTCGACGACGTCGCAGAGCGGATCCAGGCCGGCAAGCGCGAGGCGGCCGCGACCGCCGCCGAGACGTTCGTCGACGGAGAGACCGTGTTCACCCACGACTACTCCTCGACCGTGTTGGAGGCGATGGAGACGGCCGTCTCCGAGGGGGTCGACCTCACCGTGTACGTCTCGGAGGCGCGGCCCCGCTACCTCGGCCGGAAGACCGCCCGCCGGCTCGCCGGGATGGACCCCGTCGACGCCCACCTTCTCGTGGACGCCGCCGCCGGACACGTCCTGGGCGACTGTGACCGGGTCGTCCTGGGGATGGACTGTATCGTCGGCGACAGCTACTACAACCGCGTCGGCACGTTCCCGGTCGTCGCCGCCGCCGACCGGCTGGGCGTGCCGGTGGACGTCGTCGGCTCCGGGACGAAGGTGGTCGCGGACGGCTTCCGGTTCGAGAACGAGTTCCGGCCCCCGTCGGAGGTGATGCGCGAGCCCGTCGAGGACATCGAGATCGAGAACCCCGCGTACGACGCCACGCCCGTCGATCTCGTCGACCGGGTGGTCACGGACCAGGGCGTCCGGGAGCCGGAGGCGATCCGTGAGTGA
- the coaBC gene encoding bifunctional phosphopantothenoylcysteine decarboxylase/phosphopantothenate--cysteine ligase CoaBC — MLDGVNVALGVTGSIAAVKTVELAHELRRHGAAVRAVTTDSAEGILHPWALEFATERPVVREITGAVEHVELCGRDGWADVLLIAPATANTVGKIAGAVDDTPVTTCATTALGAGVETVVVPAMHEPMYDHPGVLDALDRLESWGVRFVDPRIEEGKAKIAAASAVVTEVARAAGDRPLSGRHVVVTAGATSEAVDPVRVLTSRASGKTGRAVARACRAAGAEVTLVHDGDDVPWADCRRVESAAEMLAAVRDAVGGDAGDGNDTGESSDAGDGNDTGESEPAADALVSAAAISDYTVAAADQKIRSGRESLTLELEPTPKLIDEVAADHPELTVVGFKAETEGDDDAMVARARETMRRAGLAFVVANDASVMGDDETRALVVREPGAAEPVAEFTGTKARLGTRVAAELAREL; from the coding sequence CTGCTCGACGGCGTGAACGTGGCTTTGGGCGTCACGGGGTCGATCGCCGCGGTCAAGACCGTCGAACTGGCCCACGAACTCCGGCGACACGGCGCGGCCGTCCGGGCGGTGACGACGGACTCGGCCGAGGGGATACTCCACCCATGGGCGTTGGAGTTCGCCACCGAGCGCCCGGTCGTCCGGGAGATCACCGGGGCGGTCGAGCACGTCGAACTGTGTGGCCGGGACGGCTGGGCGGACGTGCTCCTGATCGCGCCCGCGACGGCCAACACCGTCGGGAAGATCGCGGGGGCCGTCGACGACACCCCGGTGACGACGTGTGCGACGACGGCGCTCGGCGCCGGCGTCGAGACGGTCGTCGTCCCGGCGATGCACGAGCCGATGTACGACCACCCGGGCGTGCTCGACGCCCTCGACCGCCTGGAGTCGTGGGGCGTCCGGTTCGTCGACCCCCGGATCGAGGAGGGGAAGGCGAAGATCGCCGCCGCGTCGGCAGTCGTCACGGAGGTCGCCCGCGCCGCCGGCGACCGTCCGCTCTCCGGCCGCCACGTGGTCGTCACCGCGGGCGCGACCAGCGAGGCGGTCGACCCCGTCCGGGTGTTGACGAGCCGGGCCTCGGGCAAGACCGGCCGCGCAGTCGCCCGGGCCTGCCGGGCGGCGGGCGCCGAGGTGACGCTGGTTCACGACGGCGACGACGTGCCGTGGGCGGACTGCCGGCGCGTGGAGTCGGCCGCCGAGATGCTGGCGGCCGTCCGGGATGCCGTCGGGGGCGACGCGGGCGACGGCAACGACACAGGCGAGAGCAGTGACGCAGGCGACGGCAACGACACAGGCGAGAGCGAACCGGCCGCAGACGCCCTGGTCTCGGCGGCAGCGATCTCCGACTACACGGTCGCGGCCGCAGACCAGAAGATCCGTTCCGGTCGGGAGTCGCTCACGCTGGAGTTGGAGCCGACGCCGAAGCTGATCGACGAGGTCGCCGCGGACCACCCGGAGCTGACGGTCGTCGGGTTCAAAGCCGAGACGGAAGGCGACGACGACGCGATGGTCGCTCGCGCCCGCGAGACGATGCGCCGCGCCGGGCTGGCGTTCGTCGTCGCCAACGACGCGAGCGTGATGGGCGACGACGAGACCCGGGCGTTGGTGGTCCGGGAGCCGGGGGCCGCCGAGCCGGTCGCGGAGTTCACCGGCACGAAGGCGCGGCTGGGGACGCGGGTCGCCGCGGAGTTGGCCCGCGAGCTCTAG
- a CDS encoding DUF2892 domain-containing protein, which translates to MQKNLSSLDSRLRIVLGAVAGLAALAVLFDGVAAPGRYAAYLGVASVGLLANGLTSRCGIYRLLGVSSRD; encoded by the coding sequence GTGCAGAAGAACCTGAGTTCACTCGACAGCCGCCTCCGGATCGTGCTCGGCGCCGTCGCCGGGCTGGCCGCGTTGGCCGTCCTGTTCGACGGCGTCGCCGCCCCGGGACGGTACGCCGCCTACCTCGGCGTCGCGTCCGTCGGCCTGCTCGCCAACGGTCTCACCTCGCGGTGTGGGATCTACCGACTGCTGGGCGTGAGCAGCCGCGACTAG